From Polypterus senegalus isolate Bchr_013 unplaced genomic scaffold, ASM1683550v1 scaffold_1455, whole genome shotgun sequence, a single genomic window includes:
- the LOC120521043 gene encoding zona pellucida sperm-binding protein 3-like: protein MWCKDKGQIAVVLLLFLFCDAFAQPRFKGRKQIAKHQKPAVVHYVEPRAGAPQTVTAQCTDSEVIVTISPDLLGIQKPVQPSDLSMGGCGVTSPAGAQPFVIEAPLQGCGSTVEMLGALIVYTFSLDYNPSPIDGLPIVRTNPAVVQIECQYNRLHNVSSNALNPTWVPYTSTISAEDVLGFSLVIMSSDWSGPSPSNTFFLGDLINLQASVDSTNHEPLRVFVDRCVATPGSNASAPAYTFIGNNGCFLDSQLTGSNSQFVSPRVAQSVMQFQLDAFRFYGLTTSSIFITCHLKVTLASANVDPLNKDCSYDSALSQWSSVDGNNAVCSCCDTSCANPPPFRRGSGAPKHRRRRASEVSAPAGWQETISVGPLFLEKVSPLSSVSQALSPRQDEVSADSQFQDSILGAVVGVLAVSCVAVLFFAYRKAKGSVNTKQ from the exons ATGTGGTGTAAAGACAAGGGTCAGATAGCCGTGGTGTTGCTGCTCTTTCTCTTCTGCGATGCTTTTGCTCAGCCCCGTTTCAAAGGACGGAAGCAAATCGCAAAACACCAGAAGCCCGCGGTCGTGCATTATGTTGAGCCGAGAGCTGGCGCTCCGCAGACCGTAACCGCTCAGTGCACCGACAGTGAGGTGATCGTCACCATCAGTCCGGACTTGTTGGGCATCCAAAAGCCGGTGCAGCCTTCTGATCTTTCCATGGGTGGATGTGGCGTCACCAGCCCGGCCGGTGCTCAGCCTTTTGTGATCGAAGCGCCTCTGCAGGGCTGCGGGAGCACCGTGGAG ATGCTGGGAGCTCTCATCGTGTACACCTTCTCCCTGGACTACAATCCTTCTCCAATTGATGGTCTTCCCATTGTAAGAACAAATCCAGCTGTGGTGCAGATTGAATGCCAATACAACAG GCTACACAATGTAAGCAGCAATGCTTTAAACCCCACTTGGGTTCCCTACACCTCCACAATATCTGCCGAGGACGTTCTAGGCTTCTCGCTTGTTATAATGAGCA GTGACTGGAGTGGGCCGAGTCCATCCAACACCTTCTTCCTAGGTGACCTCATTAACCTTCAAGCGTCTGTGGACAGCACTAACCATGAGCCTCTCCGTGTCTTTGTGGACCGCTGTGTGGCCACTCCTGGGTCCAATGCATCAGCCCCAGCCTACACCTTCATTGGGAATAATGG GTGTTTCTTAGACAGCCAACTGACAGGCTCCAATTCCCAGTTCGTGTCCCCCAGAGTTGCCCAGTCTGTAATGCAGTTCCAGCTGGATGCCTTCAGGTTTTATGGCCTGACTACTAGTTCA ATCTTCATTACCTGCCATCTGAAGGTGACCTTGGCGTCTGCTAATGTTGATCCTTTGAATAAGGATTGTTCATATGACTCTGCACTGAGCCA GTGGAGCTCAGTGGATGGGAACAATGCTGTCTGTAGCTGCTGTGACACAAGCTGTGCCAACCCCCCTCCGTTCAGGAGGGGCTCTGGTGCCCCTAAACACAGACGCAGGAGAGCAA GTGAAGTGAGTGCACCAGCTGGATGGCAGGAGACCATTTCTGTTGGCCCTCTTTTTCTGGAGAAGGTCTCTCCTTTGTCCTCTGTATCTCAGGCCTTGTCTCCTCGGCAAGATGAAGTCTCTGCAG ACTCCCAATTCCAAGATTCCATCCTTGGTGCTGTTGTAGGTGTCCTGGCTGTCTCCTGTGTGGCTGTGCTATTCTTTGCGTACAGAAAAGCAAAGGGCTCTGTTAATACTAagcaataa